One genomic window of Solanum dulcamara chromosome 10, daSolDulc1.2, whole genome shotgun sequence includes the following:
- the LOC129870903 gene encoding uncharacterized protein LOC129870903, which yields MKDPSYIPLEEGTLHYMSKEKKRKEMVVPPVSHPKTSLKSSSTSLNSMKLKSLVQSFIFSHLYRAVTKAKSILFQLVKINVELVHQVLKKKKNNNVKLFLGSFRLHYNWCSSHVIPVPVPTAFDVYYDSTWNSIISTACDESELSGYLQWLEDKDNNDIDKLADMFIANSHERFRRNYIGGVLG from the exons ATGAAAGATCCTTCATATATCCCATTAGAAGAAGGCACATTACATTACAtgtccaaagaaaagaaaagaaaagaaatggttGTCCCCCCGGTCTCTCATCCAaaaacttccctcaaatcatcatctacaagcttaaactcgATGAAGCTGAAGAGCCTAGTACAATCCTTTATTTTCTCCCATTTATACAGAGCTGTAACGAAAGCGAAATCAATATTATTTCAACTTGTGAAGATTAATGTTGAGTTAGTCCATCAggttttgaagaagaagaagaataataatgtAAAGTTGTTCCTTGGTTCATTTAGGCTGCACTATAATTGGTGTTCTTCTCATGTCATACCAGTGCCTGTCCCAACTGCTTTTGATGTTTATTATGACTCTACCTGGAATTCTATCATTTCTACTGCTTGTGATGAGTCAGAGCTCTCTGGCTACCTTCAATGGCTTGAAGACAAGGACAATAATGATATCGATAAGCTTGCTGATATGTTCATTGCAAATTCTCATGAAAGGTTCAG GAGAAATTATATTGGTGGTGTTCTAGGTTAG